The DNA window GATTTTTCAGACACGCTCTAGTTCTGCCACCGGATCTCACCTTTCTGAATCAGTGGATACCGTGCCAGTATGGTTCCGTCCAGATTCTCACGATGCATATCAACCGCAGTGATCTGATGATTTTCATAGCTATTATAATAGTAGATTCCCTTCTGAGCATTCCAGCAGGAAGTGTAGATCGTGATCTCATATTTTCCGTCTGCCACCTCACAGCATCCTCTCTGCTGGTCCACCGATCCCAGAATGTGGAAAAACTGGCTGACACTTTCCGCCTCAGAATCTCCCGATACTGCATGTGCTCTGGTAAATGCCACTTTTGCAAAGCGGGAAGTAGAAGAAAGATCTCCCGGAAGTCCAAGTGCACCCATGCCGCGGCTGTAGGTCTGTAATGGCAACTGCTCGGAAAAATGATTCTCCGGCTGTTTCGGTGACAGATGCATATACTGATTCAATAAAAACATCTGCTGTTCAAATGGCGGATTATTGGTCAGTACACCTGCCGGATTATCATAAACCTTCAGTCCCTCCCGGACACATTCGATGGTGATACACGCATATTTGTCCGCCAGAATCCAGTGCAGCTGTGCCGCCGGAAACTGTGGGGCGAATACGGTTCCCACCAGATTCATTTCTGCCAGCATTTTCTTCGCTTCCTCCACGGACGCGCACTGGGAAAGGATCCATGGAATAAACTCAAACTGAGCCACATTTTCCCGTCCCTCCTGGATTTCCTGGTAGACAGCGTTTCCTACGAAGTTCAACCCTGCCATTCCAAGGCCTTTTTCATTGACCGCATCGTAATACAGCGGGTAATCGTCCGCTACATGTGCCATACCAATGATCGCATAATGATTTTCCAGTTCTTCCATATGGCGAAAATGAAACGGATAATTTCTTGGTGTTACTGTAATCTCATCTCCATAGGAGAATTCATAATCCAGCGTCCGTCCCATATAAAAATCTTTTGTCTTATAAGTAGCTGCTGTACACATTTCCATCTGCTCCTTTTATCCAAAATACTTGCATGGCTGTTCTGTTTTTTCTCATTGTTCCGATACTTTCATAATTTTCTCTGCACTGGAAGGATCCCAGGAAGAAATCTCCAAAACTGCATCCGGAATCTGCTGATCTCCGGAATCTGGATTATGGAACCAGACGCAGGACATTCCTGCTGCTTTTGCCGCCTTTCCTCCATTAGTGGAATCTTCTACTACCATACATGCGGAAGAATCTAATAACAGTGCTTCTGCCGCAGCAAGAAACGTATCCGGTGCCGGCTTTGGATGTGCCATATTTTCTCCACTGATAAAAGCAGAAAAATACTGAGCCAGGTCAAGATCCTTCAACACTTTTTGGAT is part of the Blautia faecicola genome and encodes:
- the bsh gene encoding choloylglycine hydrolase produces the protein MCTAATYKTKDFYMGRTLDYEFSYGDEITVTPRNYPFHFRHMEELENHYAIIGMAHVADDYPLYYDAVNEKGLGMAGLNFVGNAVYQEIQEGRENVAQFEFIPWILSQCASVEEAKKMLAEMNLVGTVFAPQFPAAQLHWILADKYACITIECVREGLKVYDNPAGVLTNNPPFEQQMFLLNQYMHLSPKQPENHFSEQLPLQTYSRGMGALGLPGDLSSTSRFAKVAFTRAHAVSGDSEAESVSQFFHILGSVDQQRGCCEVADGKYEITIYTSCWNAQKGIYYYNSYENHQITAVDMHRENLDGTILARYPLIQKGEIRWQN